In one Flavobacteriales bacterium genomic region, the following are encoded:
- a CDS encoding anthranilate synthase component I family protein, whose translation MRQRIPLPTGIPFRAEALRQEEAFLFRRVADQGRAVLGVGVLQDGERPRFDAQGRSTDWFMGHLAYGYKDRLEPLGSRLHDAFGWPLSHWFIPRWVYEWQGDDLTLYAYPDDAAAGIGLAHAMAGPPAAGAARVPIDWRPAMSRAEYLHAAGALMAAIQRGDIYEVNLCTAHEAVVPGFDPFAAFDRLLADTDAPFAGFLRMGTGFALCASPERFLAMNDRRMAGEPMKGTRPRGRSAAEDQRLARELALDAKERSENVMAVDVMRNDLARVSVPGSVRVTELCGVRSYPRVHQLVSAMEAERRTDVDPFTAVEAAFPMASMTGAPKFRAMQLIDAAEARARGLYSGTMGFFAPDGTADLNVVIRTVLFDQVSSRLSIPTGSALTAQCDPSAEWDECLVKLNSIAHALTAP comes from the coding sequence GTGCGACAGCGGATTCCCTTGCCGACCGGCATCCCCTTCCGTGCAGAGGCCCTGCGCCAGGAGGAGGCCTTCCTTTTCCGGAGGGTGGCCGATCAGGGGCGCGCCGTGTTGGGGGTGGGTGTGCTACAGGATGGAGAGCGGCCACGATTCGATGCGCAGGGCCGTTCAACGGACTGGTTCATGGGCCATCTCGCCTATGGCTACAAGGACCGCTTGGAGCCCTTGGGCTCGCGCTTGCACGATGCGTTCGGCTGGCCGCTCAGTCACTGGTTCATTCCACGGTGGGTATATGAATGGCAGGGCGATGACTTGACCCTGTACGCCTATCCGGATGATGCGGCAGCCGGAATCGGACTGGCGCACGCCATGGCAGGCCCGCCTGCTGCCGGGGCCGCGCGCGTCCCCATCGACTGGCGCCCGGCCATGAGCCGGGCGGAGTACCTCCATGCGGCGGGTGCGCTCATGGCGGCCATCCAGCGCGGCGATATCTATGAGGTGAATCTCTGCACGGCGCACGAGGCCGTGGTCCCCGGATTCGATCCCTTCGCGGCCTTCGATCGATTGCTGGCCGACACCGATGCGCCTTTCGCAGGTTTCCTGCGGATGGGCACGGGCTTCGCCCTCTGCGCCAGCCCCGAACGCTTCCTGGCCATGAATGATCGGCGCATGGCCGGCGAGCCGATGAAAGGCACGCGTCCCCGTGGCCGGAGCGCGGCAGAGGACCAGCGCCTTGCCCGTGAGCTCGCTCTGGATGCCAAGGAGCGGAGCGAGAACGTCATGGCCGTGGACGTCATGCGCAACGACTTGGCGCGCGTGTCGGTGCCCGGAAGCGTGCGCGTAACGGAGCTTTGCGGCGTGCGGTCCTATCCCCGGGTGCATCAACTGGTGAGCGCGATGGAGGCGGAGCGCCGCACGGATGTGGATCCCTTCACCGCGGTGGAGGCGGCCTTTCCCATGGCCAGTATGACCGGGGCGCCCAAGTTCCGCGCCATGCAGCTCATCGATGCCGCAGAGGCGCGAGCACGCGGATTGTACAGCGGCACCATGGGCTTCTTCGCGCCCGATGGCACCGCCGACCTGAATGTGGTGATCCGCACGGTGCTCTTTGACCAAGTCTCGAGCAGGCTTTCCATCCCCACCGGCAGCGCGCTCACCGCGCAATGCGATCCCTCAGCGGAGTGGGACGAGTGCCTGGTGAAGCTCAACAGCATAGCCCATGCGCTCACAGCTCCTTGA
- the tilS gene encoding tRNA lysidine(34) synthetase TilS: MRSQLLDEVRRFIRRERMLEPGEPLHVAVSGGIDSMVLLHALKCMGHPCSVLHVDHGLRGAESEGDRAFVEEHCRREGIPFRWKRVDAAAHAKEKGLSIQMAARELRYAFFAEAWKDQPWRTVLAHHADDAVETLLMHLMRGVGVFGWSTIPPVSGVFVRPLLAVDRATIEAYATEHAIPFREDSSNTDAKYLRNRVRHELLPLMEAMRPGARRSMARSTGLLRELVRAGELVRSAEPLSLTPERELRIPFTAVENSPTPTLLLHQLLRHLGFHPDMLDRVRDAILERRTGAEFIAGGWRAIVDRESLIVARIPADRPAFIIDLHQPVGASAGFRWVLTEGEPFKMPASMDEAVLDADRLDFPVEVRPWRPGDRMRPTGLGGRKLISDILIDAKVPRNLKDLAYVLVSGGEVAWLAGHRIGEGFQATEHSLRVLRIQRG, encoded by the coding sequence ATGCGCTCACAGCTCCTTGATGAGGTGCGCCGCTTCATCCGCCGGGAGCGGATGCTGGAGCCGGGCGAGCCCCTGCACGTGGCGGTGAGCGGGGGCATCGACAGCATGGTGCTGCTGCATGCGCTGAAATGCATGGGCCACCCGTGCTCCGTGCTGCACGTGGACCATGGCCTGCGCGGCGCCGAGAGCGAGGGCGATCGCGCCTTCGTGGAGGAGCATTGCCGTCGCGAGGGCATCCCGTTCCGATGGAAGAGGGTGGATGCGGCCGCGCATGCGAAGGAGAAGGGCCTGTCCATCCAGATGGCGGCGCGCGAGCTTCGCTACGCCTTCTTCGCCGAGGCCTGGAAGGACCAGCCTTGGAGAACCGTGCTGGCCCACCATGCCGATGATGCCGTGGAGACCCTGCTCATGCACCTCATGCGCGGGGTGGGTGTGTTCGGCTGGAGCACCATCCCGCCGGTGAGCGGCGTGTTCGTGCGTCCATTGCTGGCCGTTGATCGCGCCACGATCGAAGCGTACGCAACGGAGCATGCCATCCCTTTCCGTGAGGACAGCAGCAACACCGATGCGAAGTACCTACGCAACCGCGTACGGCACGAGCTGTTGCCCTTGATGGAGGCCATGCGCCCCGGTGCCCGGCGGTCCATGGCCAGGAGCACCGGTCTGCTGCGCGAGCTGGTGCGCGCGGGCGAGCTGGTGCGCAGCGCCGAGCCGCTCAGCCTCACGCCGGAACGGGAGCTCCGCATCCCCTTCACCGCAGTGGAGAACAGCCCGACGCCGACCTTGCTGCTGCATCAGCTGCTGCGGCACCTGGGTTTCCATCCCGACATGCTGGATCGGGTGCGCGATGCCATCCTGGAACGGCGTACCGGGGCGGAGTTCATCGCGGGTGGCTGGCGCGCCATCGTGGACCGCGAAAGCCTGATCGTGGCCAGGATCCCGGCCGATCGGCCTGCGTTCATCATCGACCTTCACCAACCCGTTGGCGCAAGTGCCGGTTTCCGCTGGGTCCTGACGGAGGGCGAGCCATTCAAAATGCCTGCTTCCATGGATGAGGCCGTGCTCGATGCCGACCGGCTGGACTTTCCCGTTGAAGTGCGGCCTTGGCGCCCCGGCGACCGCATGCGGCCCACCGGCCTGGGCGGCCGCAAGCTCATCAGTGACATCCTCATCGATGCCAAGGTTCCAAGGAACCTGAAGGACTTGGCCTACGTGCTGGTGAGCGGTGGCGAGGTGGCCTGGCTAGCGGGGCACCGCATCGGCGAGGGCTTCCAAGCCACAGAGCACAGCCTGCGCGTGTTGCGCATCCAGAGGGGCTGA
- the lnt gene encoding apolipoprotein N-acyltransferase has translation MPSLRARILLWSSLSGLLWALAWPAVGGITWLAFIAWLPLLHAERLHDQRAGGRRIPFYPYALPGFFIWNALATWWFFAVSEPMVTKVVSVAVPVLGNTLLMGIPWWLSRWVKRTAGARWGRLALPVLWLAFERLHHDWDLQWPWLSLGNAFAAQPAWVQWYEHTGALGGTVWVWAVSLALQAMLLAWPHRRRMALALGAATALAVSLPIGGSVHRFNQYRHDQGRPMEVVVVQPNIDPYREKFGGMDALEQLERMLALAEPHITGNTRLVVFPETALQETGTVNMTEGGLLFNGLWENDLPSARSVQRLQAFQQQHPGVAVLCGMSSDRWFRGEGDRPLTARRIGDSPYWYEAYNAALWMPAQGGIESYHKSKLVAGVELMPFEEVLGPLGTLALDLGGTTGSLGQQEERSVLRDASSDLAIVPAICYESVFGEHIAAHVRNGGSLIAVMTNDGWWGDSPGYRQHLTFSSLRAIETRRDVVRSANTGISCVVDQRGIVRQGTDWWVPTAFAATVRLNEEVTFFVRHGDLIGRSASWLALALLLATAIRSAQARVRPRPRA, from the coding sequence ATGCCGTCGCTGCGCGCCCGGATTCTGCTGTGGTCATCCCTGAGCGGGCTGCTTTGGGCCCTCGCCTGGCCGGCGGTGGGCGGGATCACCTGGCTCGCCTTCATCGCCTGGCTCCCGCTGCTGCATGCGGAGCGCCTCCATGACCAGCGCGCAGGGGGCCGGCGCATCCCGTTCTACCCGTACGCGCTCCCCGGCTTCTTCATCTGGAACGCACTGGCCACATGGTGGTTCTTCGCCGTGAGCGAGCCCATGGTCACCAAGGTGGTGAGCGTGGCTGTACCCGTGCTGGGCAATACCCTGCTCATGGGGATTCCGTGGTGGCTGAGCCGCTGGGTGAAGCGCACCGCAGGAGCGCGCTGGGGCCGGCTCGCCCTGCCGGTGCTCTGGCTCGCGTTCGAGCGCCTCCATCATGACTGGGACCTGCAGTGGCCCTGGCTCAGCCTGGGCAATGCGTTCGCCGCGCAGCCTGCCTGGGTGCAGTGGTACGAGCACACCGGTGCGCTCGGCGGCACGGTGTGGGTGTGGGCCGTGAGCCTGGCCCTCCAGGCCATGCTGCTGGCATGGCCGCACCGGCGCCGGATGGCCCTCGCACTCGGTGCCGCAACGGCCCTCGCCGTTTCATTGCCCATCGGTGGTTCGGTCCACCGCTTCAACCAGTACAGGCACGATCAGGGGCGGCCCATGGAGGTGGTGGTGGTGCAGCCCAACATCGACCCCTACCGGGAGAAGTTCGGGGGAATGGATGCCCTGGAGCAGCTGGAACGCATGCTGGCGCTTGCGGAGCCGCACATCACCGGGAACACGCGGCTGGTGGTGTTCCCGGAGACCGCCCTGCAGGAAACCGGCACCGTGAACATGACGGAGGGCGGACTCCTCTTCAATGGCCTTTGGGAGAACGACCTGCCGTCAGCGCGCTCCGTGCAGCGTCTTCAGGCATTCCAGCAGCAGCACCCGGGTGTGGCCGTGCTCTGCGGCATGAGCAGCGACCGGTGGTTCCGCGGCGAGGGCGATCGACCGCTCACCGCGCGGCGCATCGGCGACAGCCCCTACTGGTACGAAGCCTACAATGCCGCGCTCTGGATGCCGGCGCAGGGGGGCATCGAATCCTACCACAAGAGCAAGCTGGTGGCCGGGGTGGAACTGATGCCATTCGAGGAGGTGCTGGGCCCGCTCGGCACGCTCGCGCTCGATCTGGGGGGCACCACGGGTAGCCTGGGCCAGCAGGAGGAGCGTAGCGTGCTGCGTGATGCCTCATCCGATCTGGCCATCGTGCCGGCCATCTGCTACGAGTCGGTCTTCGGCGAGCACATCGCCGCGCATGTGCGCAACGGCGGCTCCCTCATCGCGGTGATGACCAACGACGGCTGGTGGGGCGATTCGCCTGGCTACCGGCAGCACCTCACGTTCTCCAGCCTGCGCGCCATCGAGACCCGGAGGGATGTGGTGCGGTCGGCGAACACCGGGATATCGTGCGTGGTGGATCAGCGCGGCATCGTGCGCCAGGGCACGGACTGGTGGGTGCCGACCGCCTTCGCGGCCACCGTGCGGCTGAATGAGGAGGTCACCTTCTTCGTCCGCCACGGCGACCTCATCGGGCGCTCGGCCTCGTGGCTGGCCCTCGCCCTTCTCCTGGCCACCGCCATCCGTTCTGCGCAGGCCCGTGTGCGGCCCCGGCCGCGGGCTTGA
- a CDS encoding protein-disulfide reductase DsbD family protein, whose translation MLLLFSLLGILCASDPTGPVKWRFAASATGDGYVRIDLRTEVEGGWHIYATELPSDEGPIATAIRFKASEAFVLEGGLVEPEPVEQYDPNFAMMVRYHSGSPAFVQRIKPLRPGAFDVEGEVEYMVCNDRTCLPPVVVPFKLRVESM comes from the coding sequence ATGCTGCTCCTGTTCTCCCTCCTCGGCATCCTATGCGCGTCGGACCCAACGGGCCCGGTGAAGTGGAGGTTCGCGGCATCAGCGACGGGTGACGGCTATGTGCGCATCGACCTGCGGACGGAAGTGGAGGGGGGCTGGCACATCTATGCCACGGAGCTCCCCAGTGATGAGGGTCCCATCGCCACCGCCATCCGCTTCAAGGCATCCGAGGCTTTTGTGCTGGAAGGCGGCCTGGTCGAGCCCGAGCCCGTGGAGCAGTACGATCCCAATTTCGCGATGATGGTGCGCTATCATAGCGGATCACCCGCTTTCGTGCAGCGCATCAAGCCGCTCCGCCCTGGCGCCTTCGACGTGGAGGGCGAGGTGGAGTACATGGTGTGCAACGACAGGACCTGCCTGCCGCCTGTCGTGGTGCCCTTCAAACTGCGGGTGGAATCGATGTGA
- a CDS encoding C25 family cysteine peptidase, with protein MKRLLLSVVTLAHAAALLAQLHGNEWIDHDRRYWKFEVAADGVYRIDSATLAQSGFPIATVDARHLMLFGKEQQVPIYVHGESDGVLNAGDYIEFHATKADGQVDKRMYPYPDANPNPYVSLYGDSVRYYLTWDETAPALHMGAYANADYASHAPRPWAWFEGIQTYNLIYWAGLLEPTLQQIGIGTSLSPMLESEGFGGLPLYNDGSTNLLDIQDAVVVTPGVYPGPDAPDATVTATVAAQNNPGNSSLFNHHTRWLYGPALNTVGRDTIYSGARTIRGIFDIPVSVMGPATTIRYNAPHDLDGPGQVGAGLPNYLDWQVVSNVRIRYPRSLAIGGGGPLRMEVPGSADPMVRLDVSAFVGTPVIYAYGDSVRRVAGTFNGSAWQFLFPAALAQGLTPVVVFGQETVQPITGLRPVTPSGYFTDFAAMDIDSAMLIVTHASLMSSAALYANYRENQSPNRYNTLVADVDELYDQFGGGIPKQAYAIRAFCRYLIQQWSTRPRALFLIGKSVNTWSAFFSGLPSINPDAGGARARCLVPSYGYPSSDQAFTTGLELDTRRMDIPVGRLSANTNAEVLAYLAKVQATEAQPPAIWQKNILHFAGGFSPQEVNNMAGWLGSLAAIATDTAAYLGGNVVTFKKLGSDVIVQASADSVRHYIEDQGVTLMTFLAHAYSASFDITIDEPENYDWNGKHPVILGNSCYIGNFHGNGATSASERWVLMPDAGPIAFIAAAEQGFTGWLLNYSSPFYDSFARVNHGGSIGEHMKHAGLTCQVISPTSYMAWNVQNFALQGDPTITLNSHRQPDYTVSADRILIEPANVTADVDSFTVKVAVENIGRAVNATINVELKRSNPGLGANPVSYFTTLSDVDLRDTAVFRVPTLGFSGGQGTNQLQVLVDLEPDQVDELVDDANNTASTALFIASGDLVPAWPYDFAIVPEPTVTLKASTGDPLAPVRTYVFQIDTTDLFNSPIRETHTLQAPGGVVSWQPQSIFALNALQDSTVFYWRCSIDSASSGNGQFNWYERSFQYIPQRWGWGQAHYFQFKNDVYSGIRYDRPARDFDFEEGQRLLRATVLGNVGGPATAWFMELSPQDYGGCGPAAWHVAVVDPVSFEPWGTYYVNPTTGQVYYPENQFGNYNNAGGCRNRPEGYFGFHTSSAAQLTGLQGMLSGPNAIPAGHHVLMYTWLYLDKDGMAASNPALMPYLESIGFPSFAALPDSVPYIAYFRQGDPSTFRDTVGAAITDQISLSAWVSTAFAQGTITTMDAGPASSWHGLYWNELPAVPTDSTRIKLFGIGPAGGAPVPLADLHSPLDSLPDLGDLVDAQQYPILRIRGEFRDNVNGEAVPAQLERWQLLFSPVPECAIHPPLGLYNGLEGHAEGQQAAVAVAVQNISPFDMDSLLLTAWVVNRANVRHRVHYRLNAPLPAGAWLVDTVRFSTVGFGGWNTLMIEANPVDTLTGRYHQAEQYRFNNIAQWRFEVDEDRENPLLDVTFDGRFILDGDIVSARPEIEISLDDENTIRLLDSPADTASFKVFLTRPGAGQQRIHFRDGAGNEVMRFQPASGTDNIARIRYSPRFDSDGRYCLTVQASDLSGNASGDNDYKVCFEVVNRTTITDVLNYPNPFTTSTRFVFTLTGSEPPSQMRIQILTVTGKVVREVSMAELGPIHVGRNITEFAWDGTDQFGDRLARGVYLYRVMARLNGEDIEVRETQASQYFTKGFGKMYLLR; from the coding sequence ATGAAGAGACTGCTCCTGTCGGTGGTGACCCTTGCGCATGCCGCGGCCTTGCTGGCCCAGCTGCATGGCAATGAATGGATCGACCACGACAGGCGCTATTGGAAGTTCGAGGTGGCCGCCGATGGGGTGTACCGCATCGATTCGGCCACGCTGGCGCAGAGCGGCTTCCCCATCGCCACCGTGGATGCCCGGCACCTGATGCTCTTCGGGAAGGAGCAGCAGGTGCCCATCTATGTCCATGGCGAGTCCGATGGCGTGCTCAACGCGGGCGACTACATCGAGTTCCATGCCACCAAGGCCGACGGCCAGGTGGACAAGCGGATGTATCCCTATCCGGACGCGAACCCCAATCCCTACGTGAGCCTCTACGGCGATTCGGTGCGCTACTACCTCACGTGGGACGAGACGGCTCCTGCGCTGCACATGGGCGCCTATGCCAATGCCGACTACGCCAGCCATGCGCCGCGCCCCTGGGCCTGGTTCGAGGGCATACAGACCTACAACCTCATCTACTGGGCGGGGCTGCTGGAGCCCACGCTGCAGCAGATCGGCATCGGCACCAGCCTCAGCCCCATGCTCGAGAGCGAGGGCTTCGGCGGGCTGCCGCTCTACAACGATGGGAGTACCAATCTGCTCGACATCCAGGATGCCGTGGTGGTCACCCCGGGCGTGTATCCCGGCCCCGATGCACCGGACGCCACGGTGACCGCCACCGTGGCGGCGCAGAACAACCCCGGCAACAGCTCCCTCTTCAACCACCATACGCGGTGGCTCTATGGGCCTGCGCTCAATACCGTGGGCCGCGATACCATCTACAGCGGCGCCCGCACCATCCGTGGCATCTTCGACATACCGGTGTCGGTGATGGGGCCCGCCACCACCATCCGCTACAACGCACCGCACGATCTGGATGGGCCGGGCCAGGTAGGCGCGGGGCTGCCCAATTACCTCGACTGGCAGGTGGTGAGCAACGTGCGCATCCGCTATCCACGGTCGCTGGCCATCGGTGGAGGCGGGCCGCTGCGCATGGAGGTGCCCGGCAGCGCCGACCCCATGGTGCGCCTCGATGTGTCGGCCTTCGTGGGCACGCCGGTCATCTACGCTTACGGCGACAGTGTGCGGCGGGTGGCCGGCACCTTCAACGGCAGCGCGTGGCAGTTCCTCTTCCCGGCGGCCTTGGCCCAGGGCCTCACACCGGTCGTCGTCTTCGGCCAGGAGACGGTGCAGCCGATCACCGGGCTGCGGCCGGTGACCCCCTCCGGCTACTTCACGGACTTCGCCGCCATGGACATCGACTCGGCGATGCTCATCGTCACGCACGCCAGCCTGATGAGCAGCGCAGCCCTCTATGCCAACTACCGCGAGAACCAGAGCCCCAACCGCTACAACACGCTGGTGGCCGATGTGGATGAGCTCTACGACCAGTTCGGCGGCGGCATCCCCAAGCAGGCCTATGCCATCCGTGCCTTCTGCCGGTACCTCATCCAGCAATGGAGCACTCGGCCGCGTGCGCTCTTCCTCATCGGGAAGTCGGTGAACACCTGGTCGGCCTTCTTCTCGGGGCTGCCGAGCATCAACCCCGATGCCGGCGGCGCCCGCGCACGGTGCCTGGTGCCCAGCTACGGGTATCCCAGCAGCGATCAGGCCTTCACCACAGGCCTGGAGCTCGATACCCGGCGCATGGACATCCCCGTGGGCCGGCTCAGCGCCAATACCAACGCCGAAGTGCTCGCCTACCTGGCCAAGGTGCAGGCCACCGAGGCACAGCCGCCGGCCATCTGGCAGAAGAACATCCTGCATTTCGCCGGAGGATTCAGCCCGCAGGAGGTGAACAACATGGCCGGTTGGCTGGGCAGCCTGGCCGCCATCGCCACCGACACAGCCGCCTACCTGGGCGGTAACGTGGTCACCTTCAAGAAGCTCGGCAGCGATGTCATCGTGCAGGCCAGCGCCGATTCCGTGCGCCATTACATCGAGGATCAGGGTGTAACGCTGATGACCTTCCTGGCCCATGCCTATAGCGCCAGCTTCGACATCACCATCGACGAGCCCGAGAACTACGACTGGAACGGCAAGCATCCGGTGATCCTGGGCAACTCCTGCTACATCGGCAACTTCCACGGCAACGGTGCCACCAGCGCCAGCGAGCGATGGGTGCTGATGCCGGATGCGGGCCCCATCGCCTTCATCGCGGCTGCGGAGCAGGGCTTCACCGGCTGGCTGCTCAATTACTCCTCGCCCTTCTACGACAGCTTCGCCCGCGTGAACCATGGAGGCAGCATAGGCGAGCACATGAAGCACGCCGGCCTCACCTGCCAGGTGATCTCGCCCACCAGCTACATGGCGTGGAACGTGCAGAACTTCGCGCTGCAGGGCGACCCCACGATCACGCTCAATTCGCACCGGCAGCCGGATTACACGGTGAGCGCGGACCGCATCCTCATCGAGCCGGCCAATGTGACGGCCGATGTGGACAGCTTCACGGTGAAGGTGGCCGTGGAGAACATCGGGCGCGCGGTGAACGCCACCATCAACGTGGAACTCAAGCGGTCGAATCCCGGGCTCGGCGCCAACCCCGTCAGCTACTTCACCACGCTGAGCGATGTGGACCTGCGAGACACCGCCGTGTTCCGGGTCCCGACGCTCGGATTCAGCGGCGGCCAGGGCACCAACCAGCTGCAGGTCCTCGTGGACCTGGAGCCCGACCAGGTGGATGAGCTGGTGGACGATGCGAACAACACGGCCAGCACCGCGCTCTTCATCGCCAGCGGCGACCTCGTGCCGGCTTGGCCCTACGACTTCGCCATCGTGCCCGAGCCCACGGTGACGCTGAAGGCCAGCACGGGCGATCCGCTCGCTCCGGTGCGGACGTATGTCTTCCAGATCGACACCACGGACCTCTTCAACAGCCCGATCCGGGAGACGCACACCCTGCAGGCCCCCGGCGGCGTGGTGAGCTGGCAGCCCCAATCCATCTTCGCGCTGAATGCGCTGCAGGACAGCACGGTGTTCTACTGGCGCTGCAGCATCGATAGCGCCTCCTCAGGCAACGGCCAGTTCAACTGGTACGAGCGCTCGTTCCAGTACATCCCGCAGCGTTGGGGCTGGGGGCAGGCGCACTACTTCCAGTTCAAGAACGACGTCTATTCCGGCATCCGCTACGACCGGCCGGCACGTGACTTCGACTTCGAGGAGGGGCAGCGCTTGCTGCGCGCCACCGTGCTGGGCAACGTGGGCGGCCCCGCAACGGCCTGGTTCATGGAGCTGAGCCCGCAGGACTATGGCGGCTGCGGACCCGCGGCATGGCATGTGGCGGTGGTCGATCCGGTCTCCTTCGAGCCCTGGGGCACCTACTACGTGAACCCGACAACCGGCCAGGTCTACTATCCGGAGAACCAGTTCGGCAACTACAACAACGCCGGCGGCTGCCGTAATCGGCCTGAGGGCTATTTCGGATTCCACACCAGCTCGGCTGCGCAGCTCACCGGGCTGCAGGGCATGCTCAGCGGCCCCAACGCCATCCCTGCCGGGCATCATGTGCTCATGTACACCTGGCTCTACCTGGACAAGGACGGCATGGCGGCCAGCAATCCGGCCCTGATGCCCTACCTGGAGAGCATCGGATTCCCCAGCTTCGCCGCCCTGCCTGATAGCGTGCCCTACATCGCCTATTTCAGGCAGGGCGATCCCTCCACGTTCCGCGATACCGTGGGCGCCGCCATCACCGACCAGATCAGCCTGAGCGCATGGGTGAGCACCGCCTTCGCCCAGGGCACCATCACCACCATGGACGCCGGCCCCGCATCGAGCTGGCACGGGCTCTACTGGAACGAGCTACCTGCAGTGCCGACGGACAGCACGCGGATCAAGCTTTTCGGCATCGGCCCGGCCGGCGGCGCGCCGGTGCCGCTGGCCGACCTGCACAGCCCGCTCGATTCCCTGCCCGACCTCGGTGACCTGGTGGATGCGCAGCAGTACCCCATCCTGCGCATCCGCGGCGAGTTCAGGGACAACGTGAACGGCGAGGCCGTGCCAGCCCAGCTGGAACGCTGGCAGCTGCTCTTCAGCCCGGTTCCCGAATGCGCCATCCATCCGCCCCTGGGCCTCTATAATGGGCTGGAGGGCCATGCCGAGGGTCAGCAGGCCGCGGTGGCGGTAGCCGTGCAGAACATCAGCCCGTTCGATATGGACAGCCTGCTGCTGACTGCATGGGTGGTGAACCGCGCCAACGTGAGGCACCGCGTCCATTACCGGCTGAACGCGCCCCTGCCAGCGGGCGCATGGCTGGTGGACACGGTGCGGTTCAGCACGGTCGGCTTCGGCGGATGGAACACCCTCATGATCGAGGCCAACCCCGTCGATACCCTCACCGGCCGCTACCACCAGGCAGAGCAGTACCGGTTCAACAACATCGCCCAATGGCGCTTCGAGGTGGATGAGGATCGCGAGAACCCGCTGCTCGATGTGACCTTCGATGGGCGGTTCATCCTCGATGGCGACATCGTTTCGGCGAGGCCCGAGATCGAGATCAGCCTCGATGACGAGAACACGATCCGCCTGCTGGATTCACCTGCCGACACCGCGAGCTTCAAGGTCTTCCTCACGCGCCCCGGCGCCGGGCAGCAGCGCATCCACTTCCGCGATGGCGCAGGGAACGAGGTCATGCGCTTCCAGCCCGCATCGGGAACCGACAACATCGCCCGCATCCGCTACAGCCCGCGTTTCGATTCGGACGGCCGGTATTGCCTGACGGTGCAAGCCTCGGACCTCAGCGGCAACGCGAGCGGCGACAACGATTACAAGGTGTGCTTCGAGGTGGTGAATCGGACCACCATCACCGATGTGCTCAACTACCCGAACCCCTTCACCACGAGCACGCGCTTCGTGTTCACGCTCACCGGCTCCGAGCCGCCCTCGCAGATGCGGATCCAGATCCTCACCGTTACCGGCAAGGTGGTGCGCGAGGTGAGCATGGCCGAGCTGGGCCCGATACATGTCGGGCGCAACATCACCGAGTTCGCCTGGGACGGCACGGACCAGTTCGGCGACCGCCTGGCGCGCGGCGTGTACCTCTATCGCGTGATGGCCCGCCTCAATGGGGAGGACATCGAGGTGCGCGAGACACAGGCCTCCCAGTACTTCACCAAGGGCTTCGGCAAGATGTACCTGCTGCGGTAG